In Candidatus Electrothrix scaldis, the genomic window CCCTGAATGCGGAAGCGAAAAGAGAGGTCATGCCGGGACGCATGGAGGACGCCATTTACTTGAACATCATCAGCCCGATATGTCAAGGTTTAATATGGATGAACTGTTGCGTTGCCGCGTCCCATAATTTTGTAAAACCGGTGAAGCTGGTCAGGACATATTCACCTGCCGGAGAATATTCTCATTGCTTTGTTTGACCGTAAAGATCGTGACGATCCAGAAACCAAAATCGAGCTGGTGCGGCAGGGAGTAAGTAGATGTGGTTATGTTTGACAACTTATCCTGAAGAGTTTATATTTTAAAGTATAAATTTCTGATAGTGCCCCTTTGAAGTGTTGTTTAAGCTGACAGTCAATCATAGTCCAATGAAACTGCTCATTTTTTGATGCGAAAGGCTGTTTTTGTGACTTGCAGTTATTGCTCATCTTTATGTATAGCAACACTCAACAGGGCTACCATCAAATTTCTTATGATAAGGGGGAGAGCTCTATGCAGGCAACCAGCAAAGATTTACGATTTCACACAAAAAAAATCCTTGATGCGGCAAGGAGGGGCGAGGAAGTTGTCATCACCTTTCATGGAAAGCCATACGCGAAAATTGTTCCTCTCGACGAGCACAGAACAAAGG contains:
- a CDS encoding type II toxin-antitoxin system prevent-host-death family antitoxin is translated as MQATSKDLRFHTKKILDAARRGEEVVITFHGKPYAKIVPLDEHRTKDKQNEFCGMWKDREDMKDVEGYVRQLRKGRSF